The region AAGATTTTAATTTTACGAATGCCTGACTCACCTGAGAAAGTTGAAGCGGCGTGTTTTTGGTGAACTCTTTGACCCATGCTGTCGCTTTTTTGCCTTCAGCAATGCCACCCATGAGGCCTGTCATTTGAACGGATAAACGTTCAAACTTGTCGCCCGTTTCAAAAATACTCTTAATGCTGCCTGCAAGCTGGTCAATACCCACATATGCTGCCGCCATAGCAACAAGATCTCGGGTGGCCCCTTTGATGCTGCCACCGTAGTCAGACGCACTTTTAGTCGTCCGCTCTAGCGCAACTTTTTGCTTGTTTAGCTTGCTCGTAGCGGACGCAATCGCACGCTCAGTACCCTGCTGAGTCACGGTTAGTTTTCGATGCGCTTCACCCAGGTTGTTGAGGTCGACTTTTTGGCGAGTCAGCTTTTTCTCTAACTTGTCGAATTCAACACGGCCTTTATTCAATGAGGATGCCAGCTGATTCATACTGCTGCGCGCACCTTTGAGTGCTAAATCTTGATTAGCCAGAGAAGTTACCGACGCTTTGTGTTCACGCTGCAATGCCTCTACGGCGTTACGTTGTTCAGTAATATCCCGGGTTAGCGAGTCACTCGCGCCGCCAGCGTCCGTAGTTTGTGATTCCAGCTCAGAAAGCGCCTTCTCAGCATTTGCGAGGTCTTTGGCGAGGCTTTTTGATGCGTCAGCGGCTTCTTTTTTCTTTTTGGCAAGCTCGGTTACTTTAATGCTTGCTGACTCATACTTTTGTTGATTGTCGACCAGCGCTTTCGACAGTTCCTGATACCGGCTTACCGCGGCTTTTTGCGCATCAGTGCGCTTGAGCTCTGTATTGAGAATTTCAATTGTCTGCTCTAACTTCGCCGCATTTTGCTCGGCATCTTGAGCAGGCCCAGAAAGTAAATCTCGGCCCCTAATAATGAATTCGACTACTTTGTTTTTGAAAGCCATTGAAATACCCAATAAAAAAAGCCCCTTTCGGGGCTTTGTTGTTTAACTTAAAGCTAATTTAATTGGCTAGATAACCATGATCTGAAAGTCATAGTCTTTGCCTTGAGCAATAGAGGCTACACCTTCAAACTCCGGTGACATGTATTCGTTTTGCAGAAAGTTAAGCGCTGAGGTGGAGCTCAATTGCGCAAGCGGTATATCGAGCTGCACCTTTTCGCCAGAGTCGATATTCACGCCAGTTAATGAGATCGCCCAATTAACTTCTTGAGCCTCACCACCTTTGATTTTACTGCCCTCAAGAGCCAAGGCTTGATAGCTGACCGCTACCTCACCACCACTTACAACGCGTCCACCTGCCAAAGGTCTTATCAGACCCGCAGCCCACTTAACTTCATAGTCAACACCTTCATCCAATACATCAGGCCCCAGCTTCACCGACCAGTTTGTAGCCGTGATGTGTTTAGCACCTAAGTCACTCCAGGTGCCATCACTGTTTAATGTGACAGGCTTGTCTGTTGCGCTTGCTGCTTGTTGGTTCAAGGTTGTGTGCTCAGCCGCCAATACATCGGCCAGTAACTTTGAATCCACTTCATCGAACTTGAGTTTCAGCTTGGTAGGGTTGGCCGTTTGCACGCGACCCAACGATTTCCCATAGGTTGCTTTGTTCTTGGATGGCCGTATTATTTCCTCAATGTCTGGCTCTATTTCAAGCTGCTCGGCGTTAATTGGACCGACCGCGCCAGTACCGGGCAATGGCACGCCTTTACTATTTGTGCGCGTTAGAAATACTTCGCCACGTAATATAAAACCTTGTGAATCTGACATATTCACTCCTACTTGTATTTGATGTTTAAACTGAATACAGCCTTTGCATCCTTATCTTGCGGCTCAGGCGGTATGATCTTGATTGCTTCGGTGAGGGTGAACCCTATGACACTGCCATTCAGGGCACTGTTAATTGATTTGCTTTCAGCTTCTATTGCTAGCTTAATTTCGTTTGCTAAGGTAATTAGAAGCTCATCAGCAACGTCGAAAAACTCTGAGTTTGCTTTGTGAGATAAAACGGCCAACGCTTCAATATGCTGAGGCTTGCCAACCCCCATCTCCAATACTTGGATGGTTATTTTCTTGCTTTCTTCCTTGCCAACAGAGTTTGCTCTGTAAAACCCCCTTTCAGTTGGTGCAAATCGCTGAAAGAAATCAACTGTAGAATTCAGCACAGTAAGCGCATCGCTGCTCATATGGACCTCTCCAGCTTTTTGCTTAGCATTTGAACAACAAAAGGTTGAACGCTATCGCTAACGACAGCTAATGAGCCCGCTATACTGGGACCATAAGGTACGCTCGGGATATCCCGCGTAGTTTGCCCCTTATCTCGATAGCCCAACAATTCATTGTTATTTTTACCTTGGAAAATAAAAGCCCCTTTCCAGTGGCTTGTCTTGCCGCGTATAAACGCCCCCATGTAGCCTGACAACACGAGTTTGTTTGGTGTTTTTGGGTTTACACTTTGGCGATACACCGGGCTTTGCACAAAGTTGATTGCACTGCTCACCCGATGGCGTGCATATACAATTAGCTCCAGCTGGCTAGGCTGAACATTAACCTTAAGGCGATTATCAACGTAACTTCTGTCCGAATACCCATATCGCTCGTAGATAGCATCAACTAATACACCTTTGACCTGCTCACCACTTCCCGCAATGGTTTCTTTAAGCTTGATCTCAGCGGTTTTTCTAATGTCGCGTACTTGTCTTGATAATTGAGTCATGAGAATACGAATGTGACTGAGATTTCATCTTTCAGATAAAGCTCCGTTAGGTGAAAAGTCTCATTGTTGATAGTTATAGGGCTTCGCTCTTGAGGGTCGCACTGAGAACGGAGGAGTCGAACAGTCTTTATTTCTTCACGCGAATAACTAGTGTATTCATCCCCACGCTCACGCACTCGCTCTGCAATCTCAATATCTATTTCCAGCCCTTCATAATAAGCCTTCTGAGAAGTAGCAAGGAGGAGCCTTTCTTCAATAGCAAGGCTCTTCTCAATTGCTTTTTTAAGCAGTCTCATGCTGCTTAATGGCACTGAATGTTAAGGCTAAGTCAGCTTGCGCTTGGGTAAGTTCATTTTTACCGGGAAGTACTGTGAACTTGCTGTCATTATCACTTGTTACTTGAAAAACAAGCTTGCCTGGATGCTCACTGACTACAGACACAAGGCGAGCTTTTCCATCAGTTTCTTCGGTCGATGTATCACCTGCCCCGTCCGCTATTTCAGCTTTCAAACGTTGAATTTGCTCTTTCAGCTTTGCTTCACTTTTCTCTGGCTCAACTTCGCGTCCCAGCTCTAGCGAAAGCTCTGCGAGTTCCGCCGTTAAATCTTCGATTTGACTCATAGTAATTCACTCATAAAAAAAGCCGCATAAAGCGGCTTGAGGTGGTTAGGCTAGCTTGACAACAACGAACCCGTCAGGATCTGTGTTCGCCATCAATGGTGCGGATTTGGTGACCGTGTAGGTCTTAGCTACGTCACCGGTTTCTTTATAAGTTTTTGGAAAGCGATCAGTTTCAGACATACCGGCTTCAATGGCATCATCATCCAAAATGGCACCATACATTCTTGCTAATTCAATCCCTGTATGCCCAAGCACAAACGTGTAGTTATCCAGGTAGCTCTCTTTGGCCCCATTTACTAATCGGTGGCCTGTATAAACCACGACAAGCACATCGCCGAGATACCCCTTGTATGATACGTCCTTGCCGAGATCTTTTAGGGCCGTCTCAAGTTGGGAGTTCGAACCGCGTCGCGTTTCAAGCTTATCCGCCACAGCTTTGAATTCATTCAAGAGGCCCCACCCAAGCTGATCACAGATCAGAATGTTGATGCCATGCTCTGAAGCAATTGAGTACTGCTCAATATCGCGAAGCGGATTATATGTGGCGCGATCTTTGGTCAGCCAGGATGCAGCCCCAACCAGGGTCACCTGGTTTTCAGCACTGCGATTGAAGTTAACGTTAATAGGCTCTGGCAGCCCTTCACCTTCACAGGTGTAATTGCCGTCCACGACAGCTCGCACTGCCATCCACTCCTCCGTTTGCTGAATAGCTAGCTCTTCATCGACAAAGTTCTGTATCATGATCGCTCTGCGGCGTTGCTGTAAGCTGAGCTCTCCAGAGAAAGCCTCTCCCGGGCGCCGCTTGGTCGTTTTGGTGACGTCTACATCATGTTTAGGTTTCAATGACGCTGGTGTAATTTTCGTTGTAGTGTGACCACGGGTCTTAATGACTTTGCCGTTTACCTCAGGGGCTACAAAAACAGCAGAGTTTACCGCTTCATCGACTTTGTCGATATCAACATCCGCTGTCTCAAACGTATACATGTTCGGAAAAAACAGGGATAAAAAAAGCGAAGATACCTTCGCTTTCTTTTTTTGCACGACACCGTACAAAGTTCGTGGTGAGTATGTGTCTGACATTGTGGCTCCTTAATCCAAAATATTACCAATCGCGATTGGGGTCCCGTCAAATGCCCCCGCTTTTTGCGCATCAGTTACGCCGGCAGGCCAGGCAATGAGCGCCTCATTGAAATGCCCTGAATCGTAGAAGGGCGCAGATTTAGCACCCGCACTGGTATCAACCGCGCCCACAGTCAAAAAGCGTGCGTTCTGAGTGCCATCGTTGGCAGCCGGATCCCAAGATTTCAGTTCACCGCTACTAGTAACCCGGGCAATTGGTGTCAAGCGTATCAGGGTTTGTCCGGTAGC is a window of Pseudoalteromonas sp. R3 DNA encoding:
- a CDS encoding major capsid protein: MSDTYSPRTLYGVVQKKKAKVSSLFLSLFFPNMYTFETADVDIDKVDEAVNSAVFVAPEVNGKVIKTRGHTTTKITPASLKPKHDVDVTKTTKRRPGEAFSGELSLQQRRRAIMIQNFVDEELAIQQTEEWMAVRAVVDGNYTCEGEGLPEPINVNFNRSAENQVTLVGAASWLTKDRATYNPLRDIEQYSIASEHGINILICDQLGWGLLNEFKAVADKLETRRGSNSQLETALKDLGKDVSYKGYLGDVLVVVYTGHRLVNGAKESYLDNYTFVLGHTGIELARMYGAILDDDAIEAGMSETDRFPKTYKETGDVAKTYTVTKSAPLMANTDPDGFVVVKLA
- a CDS encoding head decoration protein, yielding MEQLTHEHLTAGDRPLTQNTGTYATGQTLIRLTPIARVTSSGELKSWDPAANDGTQNARFLTVGAVDTSAGAKSAPFYDSGHFNEALIAWPAGVTDAQKAGAFDGTPIAIGNILD